Part of the Triplophysa dalaica isolate WHDGS20190420 chromosome 23, ASM1584641v1, whole genome shotgun sequence genome is shown below.
TAGTCTATTATGTATAGGAAGAAGTCCGGTGGCCTTGTTCATgtctatataatataaataagagTGATCGTGGCATTCGTTGACGAACCGGTTATTCTGTGCTGAAATTGACCGAATGGGACATTGAGTAACAGCACTGGTAATGACACAGGAGGGTGTGTGGAAGGTTTGGGAATGACACCACAGGAATATAATCTGCTTTACGCCATCTACGCCTGGacgtgagacacacacacacacacacacacatactcactcaACCAGAGCTGAATTTTTGAGTCTTTGACCTATGAACTCCCCCGTGAACTTTAAACTGAGCTTCACTTTCTCTCTTCAGGAATGCTGTGGTGGTGATCATGGCTGGGTTCCTCATTGACAAACTGGGAAACGGCTGTACGTTTAAATGCCAAAATCTGATCAAAAAGTTTCACTTCCATCTGAATTTTGGAAATAAGTGTAATTTTGGGATTGTTCTCTCCTGTAGTTGGCGTGTTCCTCTTCTCATTCCTGACTGTATTGGGCTCGGCCATCTTTGCGTTGGGATCTCATTTTAAAGGCACAACGTACCTGCTGCCTCTCATGCTGACGGGACGACTTCTGTTCGGTTCTGGAAACGGTTCCCTCACCAGTATGACAAAAGATAGTCACCTTTAACACCACTGATAGTATGCAGGTTTAACATCAGCTGTGTGGTTGTTTCTGTACCTGTAAAGTTTAGACTTAAAGGAGAAGCATTTCTGCCTTTCTAGAGAACCTACTGAAACCCACTGGTGCCAAGTTGACATTGCTGTCTTGTGTTAGTTGTGCAGAACCGCATCCCCGCGTTCTGGTTCTGCAGGAAGGCGCTGCCGCTGGCGTTTGGACTCTGATGTCTTCCCGCTTGGGTTCCGTTCTGAATTTTTTCTTCTCTAAGAGATCGAGTCTGGCATGCAGTGGAGAGGTGAGACaccacacacatgtacacacatagacacattATTGATCTGAACCTGTGGAAATGTTGGAAAGAGGTGAAATTCATATTTTCTGTGTTCAGGCACGTTTCTGTGTGAAAGAATGACAAAATATGAGAAACTGTGTTTTGAATTGAATACTACCCTTACTTTCTGCAGTATGCACGGAAGCAATGCAGTGACGTTCCTCAAATGTTCTGGTTGGGGTTACTAGGATTACTacaaattcattaaaaacattcttaccATCATGTTCTTTTATAACGGGATCTTTCCCTTCATTGCTGATGCCAGGTATAGGAACACGTCACATCATACCATGGGCTTTATAAATGGGTTTGTATGCACTTtaaatgtgattgtgtgtgtttcagtaaGTTTATCCAGGATAAATACAGCGGGTACAGTCAGAAGGAAGCGGCGTACATCGCAGGTGCTGTGTATGACAGTTCTCTGGTCCTCTCTGCTGCTGTGGGAATTCTTATTGTGAGTTTAaccacacaaatacacagattgtattgtatttctatCATTTATTGCAGTACATACGCTATATGGTgtatacagtgagggaaataagaattgggtttattttaactgatagagacagaatataaaaaaatcttgtatttcttctatttccaaaatatcgcaccaacagttgtctccctctcaccaagcttctgtctgcAGCCTATTCtaggtttgtgcaggtctacaatcttgtccctgacatcctttaaaacctatttggtctgGACCATGGTGGTGAAGAGGTTGAATGGAAGACACAGATTCTTTAGGAAGGCATCTTTTATGtacataacaagctgatttaggagtactgtcttaaagtgacaggactaatctgtggtccatataggcacataaccaatctgtggagccagaattcgTGTTAGTTGGTAgaggatcaaatacttatttcactgaatgaaatgcaaaatcaatttataacctttatgtAACATTTCttcctcatttttttttattctgtctctatcagttaaaataaacccaccataaaaattatagacccttcatttctttgtaagcaggcaaatttacaaaatcagcaggggatcaaatacttatttccctcactgtatagTAACCAATACTATAGTAGATTTCAAATTAGCATGGTATATCCACTTAGTAATATGGCTAAAGgtattttaactgttttttttcaacaatttgttgttgtttggtGTGTAATGCAGGATTATGTGGGTCTGAGTGTTCGCAGTGTTGTGTGCTGTCTTGACTCTTCCTGTGTTTGGACTCCTGGCCTTCACTTTTGTCCCTCCTCTTGTATCAACCATCTGGCTGGGCATCACTTATTCATTTGCTGCtgtgagtaacacacacacacacacacgtttcatATTACTTTGCATGTATTGTAAATTGTATAATTGAGTCTGTTCATGCAATAAATTAATGAGCTtgttattaaaaagtaaaaggcATTCAACCATACATGTTTGTTACATACTGTACAGTGCATGAACTCAATTTGTCTAACATGTTTTTGCAGGCGAGTATAAAACCGtaagttttttttcaaccaCATTACGCTTTTCCATTTCGACCGCAACGCACCCTATTTGTGAGCGCATGCCAcgcgtctacatttaaaacaaactcaaagatgcgaaatgtgaatcgccttTATGATACTATATTGTGACACTCACATCAAGTTTCAGTTTGTAACGTATAGATTTTAGATAGAGGTTTCTGGAAAAACATTCAACCAAATCTAAACACAACCAATGAATATTATTGTgcaagtaaaaataaacattgtctatttttacaaatattgaaaatgtaacatttaaaatgtagatACTTAATCCACTAATTGTATCATTGCTGCTGATTTGCCGCTGAATTGTTCCACAGTACCACCGCTGTACTTTTTGTAAGAGTGATTGACAGATTGTACCAACAGAATCGTTGTATATGCTGTGAaactgacagtgtgtgtgtgtacgtgtatgtgtgtgtgggggtgtgtgcgtgtgtgtgtgtgtctgtagtgATGTTTAGATCCCACTGTGGAGATGGCAATATATGATGATCTTTATGCTTGCCAACACTGTCAGCTGCATCATCACCTCTATCATACTCAACATCATCGACTACAAACAGGTAAGACACACATCCACCCACAATCACCACTTCTCTCTGAATAACTCATGATCTATGGGTTACCATAGCAACTGTATGTTAGAACATTCCGCAAGAAGCAATACAAAAGATAAGACACATAATTTTATTTGGCCTGCCCTTGAATTGGATCATTACAGGATTTTCTCAGAGCGTGAAAAAATTGATTCACTTCTTATGATTTTTGACattgacaagaaaaaaataaaaggctCATTTATTATAGAAACAGCTCTTGAACTCTTGCCCGACTGTTAGTTTTCAGTCAACAGCGTTTTTCAAAAGCAGAGGTTATTTTCGGCTTTGGGTGAATTTGCATAAAGGTGGATTGGATTGTTCTGTGCTCTTGGTACCGTTCCCAACCTAATGCTAAAGAAATGGAAACTTTCAGGTTATAGACGTTCAggttatgaattataattaaaacACTGTGTGTTTAAAGGGGAACACTCTCAATAAGATGACTAAGAGGTCATCAGCTCTGTGTCTCAGACCGACAGAGAACCGCTGGTgaatgaagagagagaggacaaTGAAGAGATAACTGATTCGCCCTCCATCAACAGAACCTGAAGGAAATCAGCTTCTATGTGTTTCTCTATACTCTAAACTCTGGGACATAACAGTGCGGCTAAAgggaaaatgtacatttgttttcaaaaaagtgtCATATGATGTTCAGTATTAACACTAACACACAGTACAGAATTCACATACTCCTTGATCTTCAGATGGCATTGATTTCTGAACACTCTTTAAACTTCTGACTGGCagtatttttaatgtaacatAAATTAGATATAACATATTATAGGGTAATATTGTGTCTTTCTCTGTAGTGGAATTTCTTAATCTGTGCTTTTCATAAGGATGATGTTAcgataaattattaaaatgacggttattgatttattttgtgaagcCATTTTACAAACATCAGGAAAAAGTGTTAACATGAATATGAGCCagatttataatgcattttaaaattgtgttaCCTTGTTTTTACAGCTACttacaaaattaacaaatgtcaattttgcacccatttttttttttaacaaaaaagtgttgtactccaattatattttaaagtgtaTAGTCATTGCACAATTACAAATACATATGttcatatattacatttttatacatgtgtaatcttcaataaaaacaatgaatcgttacataaattattaagtTTTCTCTTCTGAAAaatctgtccagtgtttgacgTCACACAGCCTCTTGGGGGCGCTGGAGAGCTACTCAAGTGGGATTGGTCGTTATCTGGGGGCGTAACAAGGACAGTTATCCAAGATTACAAGCAAAAATCATATCTATTTATCCTTAAAAAAAGCTACTTAAAGTTTAATTCAATATAAATCACCGACTTGAAGTTTGAATAACTTCTGTTAACACAGTGCATAGTCCACCTACCTTGAAACTTGTTATTTCTAAAAAACATCTGTGTTCTGATTGGACACAAAGTACTCCAGCTACGGCCAGTGGGCGTATTGCATCACTTCATTGGCTGTCGTGTATATCCGTCAATCCGTGCCCCGCCTCTTCATTCCTCCGTGTGTGTTGCGAGTGgactagtgtgtgtgtgtggggaaCGCAGCCGGACCCGTGAGATCAGCTGAGACCGTGGGAAACGGACCCACCGAATCCAGTCGGACCTGCAACAAGCCGCATTTGGACCGGACGCTCTTGAAGAGACCGTATGATGGAGTTCAATGATACTTGTCCTCACGTGTCGCGAAAAGCTTCATCGGACGCTGTGAGCTAGTGGAAAGTAAACGCGTCCACGTCCGCTTCGTTTCTTTTCACAAGTTTGTCATATCGTTATCAACTCGCGCTGCAACGCAACGGCGCGCGTCCGTATGCCTGCGGGGACGCGCGTGGATCGAGAACGCGGAAGGGTCCCGAACTGAACCCCCCATCAGAAATCAATCCGGGAGAGCTCGGACCGACAGTCGTTAGTCGTGAACAACCGAGGATGGACACAGTGGGTCGGGCTTGTATTTACACTGGAGTTGcgcaatgttttatttgcaaacacCATAACGTAATATCGCAATAAGCGACTGGAAGACAGTGTGTGAGCACTTTTGGGCTAaagtattattgttttaatgtttttttatttgtacccTCACCGTGGGTCGTGTCAGGGGATTATCgtgcatgaataaatgatgatactAGTTAGTTTGCGATGAGGCGGCGCGAGCGAATGACTGCAGCGCGCGCGAGGACTCTCCGGTGGAATTACTGCGCAGTTTTTAAAATAACGGAAAGACGGATCACGGACTGAAGCTCGGACACACGCACTCATGGCACAGAGTTCGACCGCGAGAGAAAACGCCTGTAGAAAATTCCAGGCCAATATTTTCAACAAGAGTAAATGTCAAAACTGCTTTAAAGCTCGAGACGCGCACCTGCTGAGTGATGAAGACttcacacaggtaacacacatacatgcaaacaaacacaacctcATACTCACTTGTCATGGACTAACTAGACCTCACACAGGTCATAAATATACCTGCAAATATTTTATCAAAGCTCTGTGTGGGAACTGTCAAATAGCTCATAACCTTCTGTCATTCTACTGTGGCGTGTTGTGATCGTTCACTGTTATGTCTTATGATATTAGCGTGTGACGACATCACTGTACCGTGGTGGTACTTTTCTTTTACCCGTGTGCACACGTTTGTCACgaattaaaacagaaatgtttattcaaattttctTGGGACTTGgttttgtgtgatggtttgctTTGGTTAGATTGTGGCTATAATctaaactttcctgtagctcagtggtaagatgttgtgggttccatcccaggggattgcaaatacctgtgTAAAAtctataggataaagcaatgtaagtcgctttggataaaatgcctaaatgtaaatgtacaatcCCATGACAGATtgtttgtcaatcattttgcaTAAAAGTGTCAGCTTAATAGACTAATTAGTAATTATTATGaatcaatgtttttgtgtcacCTGAGGCATTAGATAGACAAGTCACCTGTCAAGAGATACTGAGTTAATGTGGTAGTAGGTTTTGGGGAGTATGTTTTAGGCTAAAGATCTAGGCAGGTACACTGTTAAAAACAATCTTTTGATTCTTTCgattataaaaaagaatgagATGGTCATTTTAAGGACctttgaataaatgtcttttcaGGGAGCCAAAACAGTCTAAAGGGTTAAATATTTAATCCCTGGAAAGATTGATTTATGAGCTATAACAGTGGTTCCGGCCCCTTTTGCGTAGGGTGCATCACTTTGCGCTTCCCccaaacaaaaaaacttaacATGATCTTGTTGTTAACTGTTAAACTAAAAACCTATTCAGTTATATAATGCTGCAACATAAACTCTTCTGGTTGATGGTctaatttttctgatgtttgattgagtacaatttataatacatttctgtatttcataaaatgccacaaaatctgtggccccctggatccatcttggggcctCCAGCTTGAGAACCACTGTGCTATAAGCTTAAACACATCTGAGTGAAACTAAACTTTTAAAGCACATCTGTTAAATTGTATGCGTgcagattgtgtttttttgcgGTGTAGATTTAGGTGGTGTTAAGTGGTTAAAGATCTGGCCTGATAAAAGGCTGCATGTTCAATCGCTTTATGATCTTAATCAAGACACTTAACCTCAGGTTACTTCAGGAGGACTGGAACCCTATCTATAGTTTCTTCTAAATGACTCATTTGTTGAGGCATTTGGTGTGGTTTCACGAGATATATTAGGCACCGAATAGACCCAAGATTCCTCTCGTATAAAAACGGATCTATTTCGGATCCTGATTCCAGCACCAGAACTCATTTACTGTAAGGCCTCCCGCAGACACGGGGTTTTCCAGAACAGTCCCGATGTATCCTCACAAATTACCGCAGCTGGGTCTCCAGTATATTAAAGATGTGATGTGGCCTCTGTTTGCCGGTCATCTGTC
Proteins encoded:
- the LOC130412890 gene encoding LOW QUALITY PROTEIN: major facilitator superfamily domain-containing protein 1-like (The sequence of the model RefSeq protein was modified relative to this genomic sequence to represent the inferred CDS: inserted 4 bases in 3 codons), translating into MLPKLLQASKDSVQVLQVFSFSLPRGCVEGLGMTPQEYNLLYAIYAWTNAVVVIMAGFLIDKLGNGFGVFLFSFLTVLGSAIFALGSHFKGTTYLLPLMLTGRLLFGSGNGSLTIVQNRIPAFWFCRKALPLAFGXLMSSRLGSVLNFFFSKRXESGMQWRVCTEDYYKFIKNILTIMFFYNGIFPFIADASKFIQDKYSGYSQKEAAYIAGAVYDSSLVLSAAVGILIDYVGLXVFAVLCAVLTLPVFGLLAFTFVPPLVSTIWLGITYSFAAIPLWRWQYMMIFMLANTVSCIITSIILNIIDYKQGNTLNKMTKRSSALCLRPTENRW